One genomic region from Haloarcula taiwanensis encodes:
- a CDS encoding ArsR family transcriptional regulator produces the protein MNDTRARIYQHIKSNPGVHFRELTRALDLATGQVQYHLARLDRVHSESVNGRTHYYTTSFDPWERHAIAFFQRETARDILVALMECETARPEEVADHLDIARSTLEHHLSSLTEHDIVEKRRSEGRVTLALCRPDSTVELLAAVDPTASDRLSDRFTRLLDRLFEGG, from the coding sequence ATGAACGATACCAGAGCGCGGATTTACCAGCATATCAAGTCCAATCCAGGTGTCCACTTCCGAGAGCTAACGCGGGCGCTGGACCTCGCAACAGGACAGGTACAGTACCATCTGGCTCGGCTCGACCGCGTACACAGCGAGTCGGTCAACGGACGGACACACTACTACACGACGTCGTTCGACCCCTGGGAACGCCACGCCATCGCCTTCTTCCAGCGGGAGACGGCGAGAGATATTCTCGTCGCGCTCATGGAGTGCGAAACCGCTCGCCCCGAGGAGGTGGCTGACCACCTCGACATCGCGCGGAGTACGCTCGAACACCATCTCAGCAGCCTGACCGAGCACGATATCGTCGAGAAGCGCCGGAGCGAGGGACGAGTGACGCTGGCGCTCTGCCGGCCGGACTCGACTGTCGAACTGCTCGCGGCGGTCGACCCCACGGCCTCGGACCGCCTGTCGGACCGCTTCACCCGGTTACTCGACCGCCTCTTCGAGGGCGGCTAG
- a CDS encoding pyruvate dehydrogenase (acetyl-transferring) E1 component subunit alpha, with protein sequence MTQDVLNRAPDDRIQALDSEGEIVDPDLIPDLSDEELVSMYRDMRFARRFDERMISLQRQGRLGTYSSLAGQEGAQVGSTYALADEDTIFYQYREHGALVARGLPWEYVLYWMGHEAGNAALGDVNVFPLNISIGAHLPHAVGWSWAARKNGDERAGVVHFGDGATSEGDFHEAMNFAGVFETPTVFFCNNNQWAISVPRERQTASETLAQKADAYGFDGVQVDGMDPLATYTVTEAARERAVGADGGEQEPIFVEAVQYRFGAHTTADDPDVYRDEAEVEQWRERDPLDRMEAFLRNCSLLDDRKLDVMDDTIDERLGEIIDNAEAHAADPTDLFADVYAESTPNIDEQREYFERLRERHGDDALLESE encoded by the coding sequence ATGACACAGGACGTTCTCAACCGAGCGCCTGACGACCGTATACAGGCGCTCGATTCAGAGGGTGAGATCGTCGACCCGGACCTCATCCCGGACCTGTCTGATGAGGAACTGGTGTCGATGTACCGCGATATGCGCTTTGCCCGCCGGTTCGACGAGCGGATGATAAGCCTCCAGCGACAGGGTCGGCTCGGCACCTACTCATCGCTGGCGGGCCAAGAGGGGGCACAGGTCGGGTCGACGTACGCGCTGGCCGACGAGGACACCATCTTCTACCAGTACCGGGAACACGGCGCGCTCGTCGCCCGTGGGCTCCCCTGGGAGTACGTTCTCTACTGGATGGGTCACGAAGCGGGTAACGCCGCTCTCGGCGACGTGAACGTGTTCCCGCTGAACATCTCCATCGGCGCGCATCTGCCCCACGCCGTCGGGTGGTCGTGGGCGGCGAGAAAAAATGGCGACGAGCGAGCGGGCGTCGTCCACTTCGGCGACGGGGCCACCAGCGAGGGAGACTTCCACGAGGCGATGAACTTCGCGGGCGTGTTCGAGACGCCGACGGTGTTCTTCTGTAACAACAACCAGTGGGCCATCTCCGTGCCGCGGGAGCGCCAGACCGCCAGCGAGACGCTCGCGCAGAAAGCCGACGCCTACGGCTTCGACGGCGTGCAGGTCGACGGCATGGACCCCCTTGCGACCTACACCGTCACCGAAGCCGCCAGAGAGCGGGCTGTGGGAGCCGACGGCGGGGAGCAGGAGCCCATCTTCGTCGAAGCCGTCCAGTACCGCTTCGGTGCGCACACGACCGCCGACGACCCGGACGTGTACCGGGACGAGGCGGAGGTCGAGCAGTGGCGCGAACGCGACCCGCTGGACCGCATGGAAGCGTTTCTCCGGAACTGCAGTCTACTGGACGACAGGAAACTCGACGTGATGGACGACACCATCGACGAGCGCCTCGGCGAGATTATCGACAACGCCGAGGCCCACGCCGCGGACCCGACGGACCTCTTCGCCGACGTGTACGCCGAGTCGACGCCGAATATCGACGAGCAACGCGAGTACTTCGAGAGGCTCCGAGAACGCCACGGCGACGACGCGCTACTGGAGTCCGAGTAG
- a CDS encoding spermidine/putrescine ABC transporter ATP-binding protein: MNRTAPPAVELDGVTRRYGETTAVSDLSLSIQDGEFFTLVGPSGCGKTTTLRLIAGFEDPTQGEVRFGGTSATGVPPEDRDVGVVFQNYALFPHMTVGENIAYGLSFTDPPGGGSDEARVRELLELVDLGGMADRDPDTLSGGQQQRVAMARALAPGPDVLLLDEPMSALDAKLRERLRVQVREIQQELGITTIYVTHDQEEALAVSDRVAVMRDGTPEQVAPPRTIYREPATEFVATFVGDNNVLSGAVTAVRSTDDVGDSGAESGQPIADVTVDGTTLAVALEGDGDPATVSSGDQLTFCVRPERLAVDADRNALTATVTSAEFLGETTRVHLDWKGRELLLRAEDPPTGTVTVGFAPTDTHIVDRQS; the protein is encoded by the coding sequence GTGAACCGGACTGCCCCGCCGGCGGTCGAACTCGACGGCGTCACCAGACGCTACGGCGAGACGACCGCCGTCTCCGACCTCTCGCTGTCGATTCAGGACGGCGAGTTCTTCACGCTGGTCGGTCCCTCCGGCTGTGGGAAAACGACGACACTCCGGCTTATCGCCGGGTTCGAAGACCCCACACAGGGCGAAGTCCGATTCGGCGGCACGTCAGCCACCGGCGTCCCGCCGGAGGACCGCGACGTGGGCGTCGTCTTCCAGAATTACGCGCTGTTCCCGCACATGACCGTCGGGGAGAACATCGCTTACGGACTCTCCTTCACCGACCCGCCGGGCGGCGGCAGCGACGAGGCCCGGGTGCGTGAGCTGCTTGAACTGGTGGACCTCGGCGGGATGGCTGACCGGGACCCCGACACGCTGTCCGGCGGTCAGCAACAGCGAGTAGCGATGGCCCGCGCACTGGCTCCCGGCCCCGACGTGCTCTTGCTCGATGAGCCGATGAGCGCCCTCGATGCGAAGCTCCGGGAACGGTTGCGTGTGCAGGTTCGCGAGATTCAGCAGGAGCTGGGTATTACGACGATTTATGTCACCCACGACCAGGAGGAGGCCCTGGCCGTGTCCGACCGCGTGGCAGTCATGCGCGACGGGACACCGGAACAGGTCGCGCCACCGCGGACCATCTACCGCGAGCCGGCGACTGAGTTCGTCGCCACCTTTGTCGGCGACAACAACGTTCTCAGTGGTGCGGTAACCGCGGTGCGGTCGACCGATGATGTCGGCGATTCTGGTGCTGAGAGTGGCCAACCCATCGCGGACGTGACGGTCGACGGGACGACGCTTGCAGTTGCTCTGGAAGGTGACGGCGACCCGGCGACAGTCTCGTCCGGGGACCAACTCACGTTCTGCGTTCGGCCGGAGCGGCTTGCTGTCGACGCCGACCGAAACGCGCTGACGGCGACCGTCACGAGCGCGGAGTTCCTCGGGGAGACCACGCGTGTGCACCTCGACTGGAAGGGCCGAGAACTCCTGTTGCGAGCCGAAGACCCGCCGACCGGCACCGTGACTGTCGGTTTTGCCCCGACAGACACCCACATCGTCGACAGGCAGTCGTAA
- a CDS encoding Mn2+/Fe2 transporter, with translation MSSTETVDNSAVSKGTIGDYVEAMGPSWIAGAIAAGPATIASLVTAGGAFGYSLLWVVVLSAGAGALAQYLAMRLGLLTERGIVGVVEDHLGETWAWLLVGDAVLAAGVAQLVIMKTVATVSATVTGIDARVWGVVWALLLAVGLAGGGYRFLELGAKVLVLLVVVAFVASLFVVPIDAGAAVTGLIPSVPSGSALVAAGILGGAVHITLITMHSYTMRARGWTRDDYDIATVDVGASMFVAFGVYSLAIFLVTASVLTSGDLTTVGAAQALGPLVGDSARWLFLLGLWGAAVSTLGGNTIVPPFLLADKLGWGTTIEDSRYRGLLVAVALLSAPGAFIGGNVLGQLVLVLALGTVGTPFVIAVVLYLLNSDAVPEPNSTLANVGGLALLAVSGGLAGNFVVEQLGGGVGPLSGFVLAFAVALGLAMAGLGGKFLREELLA, from the coding sequence ATGAGTTCGACCGAGACCGTCGATAATTCGGCCGTGAGCAAGGGCACGATTGGTGACTACGTCGAGGCGATGGGGCCGTCTTGGATCGCGGGGGCAATTGCCGCTGGTCCGGCGACGATAGCCAGCCTCGTCACCGCGGGCGGCGCGTTCGGCTACAGCCTCCTCTGGGTCGTCGTCCTCTCCGCCGGGGCGGGGGCGCTGGCCCAGTATCTCGCCATGCGGCTGGGACTGCTGACCGAGCGGGGCATCGTCGGCGTCGTCGAGGACCACCTCGGTGAAACGTGGGCGTGGCTGCTTGTCGGCGACGCAGTACTTGCCGCCGGCGTGGCACAGTTGGTCATTATGAAGACCGTCGCCACGGTCTCGGCGACGGTGACCGGTATCGATGCGCGGGTCTGGGGCGTCGTCTGGGCGCTACTGCTCGCCGTGGGGCTGGCCGGCGGCGGCTACCGCTTTCTGGAACTGGGCGCGAAAGTCCTCGTCCTGCTTGTTGTTGTCGCGTTCGTCGCCAGTCTGTTCGTCGTGCCCATCGACGCCGGCGCGGCGGTGACCGGACTGATACCGTCCGTCCCCTCCGGGAGCGCGCTGGTCGCGGCCGGCATCCTCGGCGGTGCGGTCCACATCACGCTCATCACGATGCACTCCTACACGATGCGGGCGCGGGGCTGGACTCGCGACGACTACGACATCGCGACGGTCGACGTGGGGGCGTCGATGTTCGTGGCCTTCGGCGTCTACAGCCTCGCCATCTTCCTGGTGACCGCGAGCGTGCTGACCTCCGGCGACCTCACGACGGTCGGCGCTGCGCAGGCGCTGGGCCCGCTGGTCGGCGACAGCGCCCGCTGGCTGTTCCTGCTCGGTCTGTGGGGCGCTGCCGTGTCGACCCTCGGCGGCAACACCATCGTCCCGCCGTTCCTGCTGGCCGACAAGCTCGGCTGGGGCACCACCATCGAGGACAGCCGCTACCGCGGACTGCTGGTCGCCGTCGCGTTGCTGTCCGCGCCGGGGGCGTTCATCGGCGGGAACGTGCTGGGCCAACTCGTCCTCGTGCTCGCGCTCGGGACCGTCGGCACGCCCTTCGTAATCGCCGTCGTCCTCTATCTCCTCAACTCCGACGCGGTCCCGGAACCGAACTCGACGCTCGCCAACGTCGGCGGGCTGGCCCTGCTCGCGGTCTCGGGCGGGCTCGCCGGGAACTTCGTCGTCGAACAGCTCGGGGGCGGCGTCGGCCCGCTGTCCGGGTTCGTGCTGGCCTTCGCCGTCGCGCTCGGCCTCGCCATGGCCGGCCTCGGCGGGAAGTTCCTGCGGGAGGAACTCCTCGCGTGA
- a CDS encoding sulfate ABC transporter permease yields MARDSDGGGDGEAGGSGDGVRRRAIRDSVERRALVALAAGTVALLLGIFYYPVATVFVDSVLVDGRLTARVFVSILRDPFYLGEPARVLAGEPVGAVIESVRSPGRRLGVIGFTAYQAALSTVASVALGLPAAYLLARYEFPGRRTLRSLTILPFVLPSIMVAVGFVATFGQRGTLNAVLGALGLGPVNLLFTLEAVVVAHAFYNAPLVARVTTAAWESVDASAVETARSLGASPLRAFRDVVAPQLYPSVLMGGALTFVFTFSTFPIVLALGGFQLATVEVFVYRLIRDLEYAEAAALALIELGISLGLLYAYLRYEAKHTVRSRGIRPLPRRPLVPPSLSPRELLPRVGLAAYAVVALAVFVAPIASMVLASLSGPEGLTLSNYRFLVERQTTGASFQVQPWDAVRNSLLFGVASLAVALPMGVVVAVLTTRDYRGRKVVDAVAMAPLAVSGIVVGLGLLRGLVFGFEIGGTRLAVGGGLAIIAAHAVAGYPFVVRTVAPGLESIDHTLVESARALGAPRARALLDIELPLVWPAVIAGAAFAFAISIGEFSATIVLASGTNQFTMPIAIERFIGRRLGPATAMGVVLLVVTSASFLLIDRLGGDDVGF; encoded by the coding sequence GTGGCCCGAGATTCCGACGGCGGCGGAGACGGCGAGGCTGGCGGCAGTGGCGACGGCGTTCGGCGCCGCGCTATCCGCGACAGCGTCGAACGCCGCGCCCTCGTCGCGCTCGCGGCGGGGACCGTCGCCCTGCTGCTCGGCATCTTCTACTACCCGGTGGCGACGGTGTTCGTCGACAGCGTCCTCGTCGACGGCCGCCTGACAGCGCGGGTGTTCGTCTCGATACTCCGGGACCCGTTCTACCTCGGCGAGCCGGCGCGGGTGCTCGCCGGCGAGCCAGTCGGAGCCGTCATCGAGAGCGTCCGCTCGCCGGGCCGACGGCTGGGCGTCATCGGCTTCACGGCGTACCAGGCGGCGCTGTCGACGGTCGCCAGCGTTGCACTCGGTCTTCCGGCGGCGTATCTGCTGGCCCGCTACGAGTTCCCCGGCCGGCGGACGCTCCGGTCGCTGACCATCCTCCCGTTCGTCCTCCCGTCCATCATGGTCGCCGTCGGCTTCGTCGCCACGTTCGGACAGCGGGGGACGCTCAACGCCGTTCTCGGCGCGCTCGGCCTCGGGCCGGTCAATCTCCTGTTCACGCTCGAAGCCGTCGTCGTCGCCCACGCGTTCTACAACGCGCCGCTGGTGGCACGGGTGACGACCGCCGCCTGGGAGTCCGTCGACGCCAGCGCGGTCGAGACGGCCCGGAGCCTCGGCGCGAGCCCGCTCCGTGCGTTCCGCGACGTGGTCGCCCCGCAACTGTACCCGTCGGTGCTGATGGGCGGGGCGCTTACCTTCGTGTTCACCTTCAGCACGTTTCCCATCGTCCTCGCGCTGGGCGGCTTCCAGCTGGCGACCGTCGAAGTGTTCGTCTATCGGCTCATCCGCGATCTGGAGTACGCCGAAGCGGCCGCCCTCGCGCTCATCGAACTCGGCATCTCGCTGGGCCTGCTGTACGCGTATCTCCGGTACGAAGCCAAGCATACCGTCCGGTCGCGGGGAATTCGGCCGCTGCCGCGCCGGCCGCTGGTCCCGCCGTCGCTCTCGCCTCGCGAACTGCTCCCCAGAGTCGGGCTCGCCGCCTACGCCGTCGTCGCGCTGGCGGTGTTCGTCGCGCCGATAGCGAGCATGGTGCTGGCCAGCCTCAGCGGGCCGGAGGGGCTGACGCTGTCGAACTACCGGTTCCTCGTCGAGCGGCAGACGACCGGCGCGTCGTTCCAGGTTCAGCCGTGGGACGCCGTTCGGAACTCGCTGCTGTTCGGGGTCGCCTCCCTCGCCGTCGCCCTGCCGATGGGCGTCGTCGTGGCCGTGTTGACGACGCGGGACTACCGCGGCCGAAAGGTCGTCGACGCCGTCGCGATGGCGCCGCTCGCCGTATCGGGCATCGTCGTCGGCCTCGGCCTGCTCCGGGGCCTCGTTTTCGGTTTCGAAATCGGCGGCACCCGTCTCGCCGTCGGTGGCGGTCTCGCTATCATCGCCGCCCACGCCGTCGCTGGCTACCCGTTCGTCGTTCGGACGGTCGCGCCCGGCCTCGAAAGCATCGACCACACGCTGGTCGAATCGGCCCGCGCGCTCGGCGCGCCGCGTGCCAGAGCGCTGCTGGACATCGAACTGCCGCTCGTGTGGCCAGCCGTTATCGCTGGGGCCGCCTTCGCGTTCGCTATCTCTATCGGGGAGTTCTCGGCGACGATTGTGCTTGCCTCGGGGACGAACCAGTTCACGATGCCAATCGCCATCGAGCGGTTCATCGGTCGCCGCCTCGGTCCCGCGACAGCGATGGGTGTCGTTTTGCTCGTGGTTACCAGCGCGAGCTTCCTGCTCATCGACCGGCTGGGAGGTGACGACGTTGGGTTCTAA
- a CDS encoding thiamine ABC transporter substrate-binding protein — protein sequence MDRRSFLTAAGAAVSVSSAGCAGLGGGGEESSTDESTGTGTSTSDAGSADETLVVGTYSAFVDSPSTSPGAWVKQRFEEEFDARLIWQTPSNEVNHYIERRNAGVDIEADMYLGLNTDHLVRVDENLDDGLFAEVGDVAGQDDIKPGLQFDPNGRAIPYDTGYISLVFDGTATTAPETFDGLLAEEHAGDLITQNPASSATGRAFLLHTIKQFGPDGYLDYWSDLQDNDVRVLGSWSDAYSAWSGGEAPMVVSYSTDQVFADQNDANLAKHQIRFLNDQGYANPEGMAVFEGADTPDLAREFMGFLLRPEIQGEIAVRNVQFPATESAELPADYAELAQEPPEPVTFGYDELKGSVSGWISDWERQFASN from the coding sequence ATGGATAGGCGTTCCTTCCTGACAGCGGCCGGCGCGGCGGTGTCGGTTTCGTCGGCCGGCTGTGCCGGGCTGGGCGGCGGTGGCGAGGAATCGAGCACGGACGAGTCGACGGGCACCGGGACGAGCACCAGCGACGCCGGGAGTGCCGACGAGACGCTGGTCGTCGGGACGTACAGCGCGTTCGTCGACTCGCCGTCGACGAGTCCGGGTGCGTGGGTGAAACAGCGCTTCGAGGAGGAGTTCGACGCCCGCCTGATCTGGCAGACGCCGAGCAACGAGGTCAACCACTACATCGAACGCCGCAACGCCGGCGTCGACATCGAGGCCGACATGTACCTCGGACTGAACACGGACCACCTCGTCCGGGTCGACGAGAATCTCGATGACGGGCTGTTCGCCGAGGTCGGCGACGTTGCCGGGCAGGACGACATCAAGCCGGGGTTACAGTTCGACCCCAACGGGCGGGCGATTCCCTACGACACCGGCTACATCAGCCTGGTGTTCGACGGCACAGCCACTACGGCACCCGAGACGTTCGACGGTCTGCTGGCCGAGGAACACGCTGGCGACCTCATCACGCAAAACCCCGCCAGTTCCGCGACCGGGCGGGCGTTCTTGCTGCACACAATCAAGCAGTTCGGCCCGGACGGCTATCTGGACTACTGGAGCGACCTGCAGGACAACGACGTTCGGGTGCTTGGCTCCTGGAGTGACGCATACAGCGCGTGGTCGGGCGGCGAAGCGCCGATGGTCGTCTCCTACTCCACCGACCAAGTGTTTGCCGACCAGAACGACGCCAACTTGGCGAAACACCAGATTCGCTTCCTGAACGACCAGGGCTACGCCAACCCCGAGGGGATGGCGGTCTTCGAGGGCGCGGACACGCCCGACCTCGCCCGGGAGTTCATGGGCTTCCTGTTGCGGCCGGAGATTCAGGGCGAAATCGCCGTCCGGAACGTCCAGTTCCCGGCGACGGAATCCGCCGAACTCCCCGCGGACTACGCCGAGCTCGCACAGGAGCCCCCGGAGCCGGTCACCTTCGGCTACGACGAACTCAAGGGTTCCGTCTCGGGCTGGATCTCCGACTGGGAACGGCAGTTCGCCTCGAACTAA
- a CDS encoding Tat pathway signal protein: MTERGISRREFAKSAVAIGGTAALAACLDRGSGTIPEGTDDPASLPDRQHAWDASLATDDAGNRRLSRHHVLLLLDYTEDGIPSDSDREQVEAALRDLERAYEWSNEGLLFTLGYSPAYFDRFDADVAGVDLPEPMALAPFEDPELDTPDALLHLASDDERVVIEAEEALKGNRDSANDQDMSATFEGVFREAERRTGFVGAGLPAENQDVDGIPDSEPVPDEAPLFMGFKSGFKENQASEDRVTVDSGPFAGGATQHLSKIRLQLQQWYEQDSRGQRVSKMFCPAHAAEDKVEGVGENLGTDNGAGECPDDVVDSGRRKGVVGHAQKMSRVREDGTPTILRRDFDSTDGGEAGLHFLSLQRSIADFVATKQAMNGTDVANESAVGQQVNNGILQYMTVTRRGNYLLPPRSLRSLPPANPDA, encoded by the coding sequence ATGACTGAACGCGGGATTTCCCGACGCGAGTTCGCCAAGAGCGCCGTCGCCATCGGCGGCACCGCGGCGCTGGCCGCCTGTCTCGACCGCGGGTCAGGGACGATACCCGAGGGAACCGACGACCCCGCGTCGCTTCCGGACCGCCAGCACGCATGGGACGCGTCGCTGGCGACCGACGACGCGGGGAACCGTCGGCTGTCGCGACACCACGTCCTCTTGCTACTGGACTACACTGAGGACGGGATACCGTCGGATAGCGACCGCGAGCAGGTCGAAGCGGCGCTTCGGGACCTCGAGCGGGCCTACGAATGGAGCAACGAAGGGTTGCTGTTCACGCTCGGGTACAGCCCGGCCTACTTCGACCGCTTCGATGCCGACGTGGCTGGCGTCGACCTGCCAGAGCCTATGGCGCTCGCCCCCTTCGAAGACCCCGAACTCGACACGCCCGACGCGCTCCTGCATCTCGCCAGTGACGACGAGCGAGTCGTCATCGAGGCCGAGGAGGCGCTGAAAGGCAACCGCGACAGCGCCAACGACCAGGACATGAGCGCGACCTTCGAGGGCGTCTTCCGTGAGGCGGAGCGCCGCACGGGGTTCGTCGGGGCTGGCCTGCCCGCCGAGAATCAGGACGTCGACGGGATTCCGGACTCCGAACCGGTCCCCGACGAGGCTCCGCTGTTCATGGGGTTCAAGTCCGGGTTCAAGGAAAACCAGGCCTCCGAGGACCGAGTGACGGTCGATTCGGGACCGTTCGCCGGCGGTGCGACACAGCACCTCTCGAAGATCCGGCTGCAACTCCAGCAGTGGTACGAACAGGATTCCCGGGGCCAGCGCGTCTCGAAGATGTTCTGTCCGGCCCACGCCGCCGAGGACAAGGTCGAAGGCGTCGGCGAGAACCTCGGCACCGACAACGGTGCCGGCGAGTGTCCCGACGACGTGGTCGACAGCGGCCGTCGGAAGGGCGTCGTCGGTCACGCACAGAAGATGTCCCGCGTCAGAGAGGACGGGACACCGACCATTCTCCGCCGGGACTTCGATTCGACCGACGGCGGCGAAGCGGGACTGCACTTCCTCTCGCTGCAGCGCTCTATCGCCGACTTCGTCGCCACGAAACAGGCGATGAACGGAACGGACGTCGCTAACGAGTCCGCCGTCGGTCAGCAGGTGAACAACGGCATTCTCCAGTACATGACAGTCACGCGGCGCGGGAACTACCTGCTCCCGCCGCGGTCGCTACGGTCCCTGCCGCCAGCGAACCCGGACGCGTGA
- a CDS encoding Na+/H+ antiporter NhaC — MVEFEPRLFDDIDPSERPSLGAALVPIAGMIVFLSVGLIAFDLDPQFPLFWGIAFTGLFARYHLGLTWEDLYDGIASSLLMGMRVILIMFTVYALIASWIQAGTIPSLMYFGLELFTPTVFLPVAAILSAIISFAVGSSWTTAGTLGVALIGIGSGLGISEPMTAGAILSGAYTGDKQSPLSDTTNLAAAVTDTDLYEHINAMRAGTLVAFTIAVLLYAGLGLRAAGAIPSDRVASIQAAIETTYVVSPLVFLPVVVTFGLALRGIPALPTLGTGVFAGVGTAMLVQGTGFGAAWSAAQSGTAPETGMELVNGLLESGGLTGGAWIVTIAIAALALGGLLERAGVLAVLSHHLGRLCHSVASLTGVTAVSAVSMNILAAEQYVSIVVPGMTLGNLYNEQGLDSQNLSRAIEASGTTTSALIPWSSGGLFMAGTLGVPTLEYAPYYFFGFLSPLVLLFMGVTGWQIVSADRADADETAMQSGGTGSVTAGED; from the coding sequence ATGGTCGAGTTCGAACCCCGGCTTTTCGACGATATCGACCCGTCTGAGCGCCCGTCGCTGGGTGCCGCGCTCGTGCCGATTGCGGGAATGATCGTGTTCCTCAGTGTGGGCCTCATTGCCTTCGACTTGGACCCACAGTTCCCGCTGTTCTGGGGGATTGCCTTCACCGGCCTGTTCGCACGGTATCACCTCGGGCTGACGTGGGAAGACCTGTACGACGGGATCGCCAGCAGCCTGCTCATGGGCATGCGTGTGATTCTCATCATGTTCACCGTGTACGCGCTCATCGCGTCGTGGATTCAGGCGGGCACGATTCCCAGTCTTATGTACTTCGGGCTGGAGTTGTTCACACCGACGGTGTTTCTCCCGGTGGCGGCTATCCTCTCCGCGATCATCTCCTTCGCCGTTGGCTCCTCGTGGACGACGGCCGGGACGCTCGGGGTCGCGCTCATCGGTATCGGGTCGGGCCTGGGAATTTCCGAGCCGATGACTGCCGGCGCGATTCTCAGCGGGGCATACACGGGAGACAAGCAGTCTCCGCTCTCGGATACGACGAACCTGGCCGCCGCAGTGACAGACACGGACCTGTACGAACACATCAACGCGATGCGGGCCGGCACGCTCGTCGCGTTCACGATTGCCGTCCTCCTGTACGCCGGCCTCGGACTGCGGGCCGCTGGGGCCATTCCCTCGGACCGCGTTGCGTCCATTCAGGCGGCCATTGAAACCACGTACGTCGTCTCGCCGCTCGTATTTTTGCCGGTCGTCGTGACCTTTGGACTTGCGCTGCGTGGCATCCCCGCCCTGCCGACGCTCGGAACAGGCGTCTTCGCGGGCGTCGGGACCGCGATGCTCGTGCAGGGAACCGGATTCGGCGCTGCCTGGTCGGCGGCACAGTCCGGGACGGCCCCAGAAACAGGCATGGAACTCGTGAACGGACTCCTAGAGAGCGGCGGGCTGACCGGCGGCGCATGGATTGTGACGATCGCGATCGCCGCGCTCGCGCTGGGCGGGTTGCTCGAACGGGCCGGTGTGCTGGCGGTCCTTTCCCACCATCTCGGCCGACTCTGCCACAGCGTTGCGAGCCTCACGGGCGTGACCGCTGTGTCCGCCGTCTCGATGAATATCCTCGCGGCGGAACAGTACGTGAGTATCGTGGTCCCGGGGATGACGCTCGGGAATCTGTACAACGAACAGGGACTCGATAGTCAGAACCTCTCCCGGGCCATCGAAGCGTCGGGCACGACGACGAGTGCGCTTATTCCGTGGAGCAGCGGCGGGCTGTTCATGGCCGGCACGCTCGGGGTCCCGACGCTTGAATACGCACCGTACTACTTCTTTGGCTTCCTCTCGCCGCTCGTACTGCTGTTCATGGGGGTCACCGGCTGGCAGATTGTCTCTGCGGACCGAGCTGACGCCGACGAGACGGCCATGCAGTCCGGTGGCACTGGGTCGGTGACGGCTGGCGAGGACTAA